A genomic segment from Polyangium mundeleinium encodes:
- the ltrA gene encoding group II intron reverse transcriptase/maturase has protein sequence MPDALMSENMSPGLLKVAERARREPEGRFHALAHLIDGPALARAYRRMRKDAAVGVDGVTKEQYGLDLERNLQGLHERLRSKRYRHQPIRRVHIPKDKGKTRPIGISAFEDKLVQDAVREVLEAIYEQDFLDCSYGFRPGRSAHDAIRALDRLVYKGKVGWILEADIVSFFDSVDRTKLLEMLQTRVADGSLLRLIGKCLHVGVLDGAEYSEPEIGTAQGSVLSPLLGNIYLHYVLDLWFDREVKPRTRGEAHLIRYADDFVMVFERQDDAERVMEVLHKRMGRFGLTLHPDKTRLLPFQRPPAAQTGGKGLATFDFLGFTLYWRRTLRGQWQMACKTRSARLRRAVQSVADWCRRYRHLPVKVQHAALKRRIQGHFNYFGVNGNVRSLLLLVEEAKRAWYKWLCRRSNRVRLNWEGFGEMLKSLPLPRPRVIVRIWGT, from the coding sequence ATGCCCGACGCATTGATGTCGGAGAACATGTCACCGGGACTGTTGAAGGTAGCGGAAAGAGCGAGAAGGGAGCCCGAAGGACGGTTCCACGCGCTGGCCCATCTCATCGACGGGCCAGCCCTGGCACGCGCGTATCGCCGCATGCGGAAGGATGCAGCGGTGGGGGTGGATGGAGTCACGAAGGAGCAGTATGGGCTGGACCTGGAGCGCAACCTCCAGGGCCTGCACGAACGGCTGAGGTCGAAGCGATATCGGCACCAGCCGATCCGGCGTGTCCACATCCCCAAGGACAAGGGCAAGACGAGGCCGATTGGGATATCGGCGTTCGAGGACAAACTGGTCCAGGACGCCGTGCGCGAGGTGCTCGAAGCGATCTACGAGCAGGACTTTCTGGACTGCTCGTACGGCTTCAGGCCCGGACGCAGTGCCCATGACGCCATCCGTGCCCTCGACCGGCTCGTGTACAAGGGCAAGGTGGGGTGGATTCTGGAGGCTGACATCGTGTCCTTCTTCGACAGCGTGGATCGCACCAAGCTGCTGGAGATGCTCCAGACTCGGGTGGCCGATGGGTCGCTCCTGCGGCTCATCGGCAAATGCTTGCACGTGGGTGTGCTCGACGGCGCGGAGTACTCCGAGCCGGAGATCGGCACGGCCCAGGGGTCGGTGCTCTCCCCGCTCCTGGGGAACATCTATCTGCATTACGTGCTCGACCTGTGGTTCGATCGCGAGGTCAAGCCGCGTACGCGGGGTGAGGCGCACCTCATCCGCTATGCGGATGATTTTGTGATGGTGTTCGAGCGCCAGGACGACGCGGAGCGCGTGATGGAGGTGCTCCACAAGCGGATGGGGCGATTCGGACTGACCCTTCACCCGGACAAGACTCGCCTGTTACCCTTCCAGCGGCCACCGGCCGCGCAGACGGGCGGCAAAGGTCTGGCGACGTTCGACTTCCTCGGGTTCACGCTGTACTGGCGGCGGACCTTGAGAGGTCAATGGCAAATGGCGTGCAAGACTCGGTCTGCTCGCCTTCGACGGGCAGTCCAGTCCGTCGCCGACTGGTGCCGCCGCTATCGGCACCTGCCGGTCAAGGTGCAGCATGCCGCGCTCAAGAGGCGCATCCAAGGGCACTTCAACTACTTCGGCGTCAACGGCAATGTTCGCAGTCTGCTGTTGCTCGTCGAAGAAGCCAAGAGGGCCTGGTACAAGTGGCTCTGCCGTCGGAGCAATCGGGTGCGCCTGAATTGGGAGGGGTTCGGCGAGATGCTGAAGAGCCTGCCTCTGCCCCGTCCCCGCGTGATAGTCCGAATCTGGGGGACGTAG
- a CDS encoding RICIN domain-containing protein has product MQRKWQIGWTAMAFASVAMIPASASAQVRLGTYNIIQRQSDLCLDISPRTDRQGAQVIQDACDGTEYQLFRVARAPSGGYNLIAHFAAQCLQPEGASVEPRVNIVQQRCRSGDEQVFTLESQGANLYSIVSKQSGLCLNISGYHPGARTPINQFPCHGGDSQLFELVPARSP; this is encoded by the coding sequence ATGCAGCGAAAATGGCAGATTGGATGGACAGCGATGGCCTTCGCGTCCGTGGCCATGATTCCAGCGAGCGCGAGCGCGCAAGTGCGGCTCGGGACATACAACATCATCCAACGGCAGAGCGACCTTTGCCTCGATATCTCTCCGCGGACCGATCGCCAGGGCGCCCAGGTCATTCAGGACGCGTGCGACGGCACCGAGTATCAGCTCTTCAGGGTCGCGCGTGCACCTTCCGGCGGGTACAACCTCATCGCCCATTTCGCCGCGCAGTGCCTCCAGCCCGAGGGTGCCAGCGTCGAGCCTCGCGTGAACATCGTTCAGCAGCGTTGTCGATCGGGGGACGAGCAGGTCTTCACCCTGGAGAGCCAGGGCGCGAACTTGTACTCGATCGTGTCGAAGCAATCCGGGCTTTGCCTCAACATTTCTGGGTACCATCCGGGGGCCCGCACACCGATCAACCAGTTCCCCTGCCATGGCGGTGATAGCCAGCTCTTCGAGCTCGTGCCAGCCCGCTCGCCGTGA
- a CDS encoding NADPH-dependent F420 reductase produces the protein MKIGILGTGHIGKTLVRKLSAAGHDVKAANSRGPDTIEADVLAFGGRAVSAAEAVADVDVVIISIPLNRLPGIAPLLANVPAEAVVIDTSNYYPQRDGRIDAIEAGQVESLWVAELLGRPIVKAWNAIGSDSFAKKGKPAGSPDRIAIPVAADREADRKIGMALVEDTGFDAFDAGTLAESWRQQPGAPCYCTDLTREEMPAAIAAADRARLPKRRDLSIAVIRERVGDATTNPDAEYAVRLTRALYM, from the coding sequence ATGAAGATCGGCATTTTGGGTACTGGCCACATCGGAAAGACCCTGGTCCGAAAGCTGAGTGCAGCCGGACATGACGTGAAGGCGGCCAACTCCCGCGGCCCGGACACGATCGAGGCCGATGTGCTGGCCTTCGGCGGACGCGCGGTCTCGGCGGCGGAAGCCGTGGCGGACGTTGACGTCGTGATCATCTCGATTCCCCTGAACCGTCTTCCGGGGATTGCGCCGCTGCTCGCCAACGTACCAGCCGAAGCGGTCGTCATCGACACGTCGAACTACTATCCGCAGCGCGACGGCAGGATCGACGCCATCGAAGCCGGTCAGGTGGAAAGCCTCTGGGTAGCCGAACTGCTGGGCCGCCCTATCGTCAAGGCGTGGAACGCGATCGGTTCCGACTCTTTCGCGAAGAAGGGAAAGCCTGCGGGGAGCCCGGACCGCATCGCCATCCCCGTTGCGGCCGATCGCGAAGCGGATCGCAAGATTGGAATGGCGCTCGTCGAGGACACCGGGTTCGACGCATTCGACGCAGGGACGCTTGCGGAATCGTGGCGGCAGCAGCCTGGCGCTCCGTGCTACTGCACGGACCTCACCCGCGAGGAGATGCCCGCCGCGATTGCTGCGGCAGATCGGGCACGATTGCCGAAGCGGCGCGACCTGTCGATCGCGGTGATAAGGGAGCGGGTCGGAGACGCCACAACGAACCCGGACGCGGAATACGCCGTCCGCCTGACTCGTGCGTTGTACATGTGA
- a CDS encoding IS701 family transposase encodes MSYGADFSTNHRAQEFFQGIVGKHLRRPEQRESFATYAFGILGDGERKSVEPIAARAFSDPEDVQRCHDRLLYFIRDSPWSDRDVRRAAARYVVDAMQEHEPVTVWIIDDTGFLKQGKNSVGVKRQYTGSAGKITNCQIGVSLCVSNRKEQVPIDFELYLPDDWTDDPQRRKAARIPEERAFKTKPELALDMIGRAKADGIPGDIVLADAGYGDSSSFRAALRGHGLDYAVAIKSPTRFWLLGMNDEVERVVSAEEFGLDHFEGRSFPGWNHHVSVVLCCYAFVVVERMRHFFPSARRQA; translated from the coding sequence ATGTCGTACGGCGCTGACTTCTCGACGAACCATCGTGCCCAGGAGTTTTTCCAGGGCATCGTCGGCAAACATCTGCGGCGGCCCGAGCAACGCGAGTCGTTCGCGACCTATGCGTTCGGGATCCTCGGCGATGGCGAGCGGAAGAGCGTCGAGCCCATTGCTGCTCGTGCGTTCAGCGACCCCGAAGACGTGCAGCGTTGCCACGACCGGCTCCTCTACTTCATCCGGGATTCGCCCTGGAGCGATCGCGATGTCAGGCGCGCCGCTGCGCGCTATGTCGTCGACGCCATGCAGGAACATGAACCTGTAACCGTCTGGATCATCGACGACACGGGGTTCCTCAAGCAGGGCAAAAACTCCGTCGGTGTCAAGCGACAGTATACGGGCTCCGCCGGCAAGATCACGAATTGCCAGATAGGGGTGAGCCTTTGCGTGTCGAACAGGAAGGAGCAGGTGCCCATCGATTTCGAGCTCTACCTGCCGGACGACTGGACCGACGACCCGCAACGGAGGAAAGCGGCGCGCATTCCTGAAGAACGCGCGTTCAAGACGAAGCCCGAGCTCGCTCTCGACATGATCGGACGAGCGAAGGCCGACGGCATCCCGGGGGATATCGTGCTCGCAGACGCGGGATATGGCGACTCCTCTTCCTTCCGAGCGGCGCTGCGCGGGCATGGGCTCGATTACGCGGTTGCGATCAAGTCGCCGACGCGTTTCTGGCTGCTCGGCATGAACGACGAGGTCGAACGTGTCGTCTCCGCAGAGGAGTTCGGCCTCGACCATTTCGAGGGCCGCTCGTTCCCGGGGTGGAATCATCACGTCTCCGTCGTCCTGTGCTGCTACGCCTTCGTCGTCGTCGAGCGTATGCGGCATTTTTTCCCCTCGGCCCGAAGGCAAGCGTAA
- a CDS encoding response regulator — MEPPKRTPMNLLVVEDDAPLAELLVGIAEKRGLRASRAATIAEGRARIEAGDVEILLTDMRLPDGSGIDLIEWTRKADPRIVILAITAFGSIEIAVRAVRQGAYDFLTKPVEPAVLAVALDRAMEARRLRGEVEALRGALEAVHRAAFNITVEVFARKRAA, encoded by the coding sequence ATGGAACCACCGAAGCGCACCCCGATGAACCTGCTCGTGGTGGAGGACGATGCGCCCCTCGCGGAGCTCCTCGTCGGCATCGCCGAGAAGCGCGGCCTGCGCGCGTCGCGGGCGGCCACGATCGCCGAGGGCCGCGCGCGGATCGAGGCGGGCGACGTGGAAATCCTCCTGACGGACATGCGCCTGCCGGACGGCAGCGGCATCGACCTCATCGAGTGGACCCGCAAGGCCGATCCGCGCATCGTGATCCTCGCGATCACGGCCTTCGGGAGCATCGAGATCGCGGTCCGCGCGGTGCGCCAAGGGGCTTACGATTTCCTCACGAAGCCCGTCGAGCCGGCGGTGCTCGCCGTCGCGCTCGATCGGGCCATGGAGGCCCGGCGGCTCCGGGGTGAGGTCGAGGCGCTGCGCGGGGCGCTCGAGGCAGTGCACCGCGCAGCGTTCAACATCACGGTGGAGGTGTTCGCGCGGAAGCGCGCGGCGTAG
- a CDS encoding helix-turn-helix domain-containing protein, which produces MSEHPSCARREETVPRRSEAKPFCLKVGARIRELRKERGMSLQDVADASAISKGHLSSIEQGLAAITIETIERIARALDVPPFCVMTFPTDDEVNRIADLARKVPKGERRKLRKELEARATHAPAT; this is translated from the coding sequence ATGTCGGAACACCCCTCATGCGCCCGTAGGGAGGAAACTGTGCCTCGACGAAGCGAAGCAAAACCATTCTGCCTGAAGGTTGGCGCTCGTATCCGCGAGCTACGAAAAGAGCGCGGCATGTCCTTGCAGGATGTCGCCGATGCGAGCGCGATCTCGAAAGGCCACCTGTCGAGCATCGAGCAGGGCCTCGCGGCGATCACCATCGAGACGATCGAGCGCATCGCACGCGCGCTCGACGTACCCCCCTTTTGCGTCATGACCTTCCCGACGGACGACGAGGTGAATCGTATCGCGGATCTCGCTCGCAAGGTGCCGAAGGGCGAGCGCCGGAAGCTCCGGAAGGAACTCGAAGCGCGCGCGACGCACGCGCCTGCGACGTAA
- a CDS encoding MarR family winged helix-turn-helix transcriptional regulator — MASERQRVGTQLSFALYAAANRMVRLHKPFLEPLGLTFPQYLVILELLDGAPLSVGTLGARLDMDTGTITPLLKRLDVAGMVTRTRDPADERRVLVDLTPRGRALEAEVRGITDKIKTACQLSDRDLDDLRRTLEALAHPAAE, encoded by the coding sequence ATGGCATCGGAACGGCAACGCGTCGGCACACAGCTTTCCTTTGCGCTTTATGCGGCGGCAAACCGGATGGTGCGTTTGCACAAGCCGTTTCTCGAGCCGTTGGGCCTGACCTTCCCCCAGTATCTCGTGATCCTGGAGTTGCTGGATGGCGCGCCGCTTTCCGTCGGCACACTCGGTGCCCGCCTCGACATGGACACGGGCACGATCACTCCGCTGCTCAAGCGGCTTGACGTCGCCGGCATGGTGACGCGGACACGCGACCCCGCCGACGAACGCCGCGTCTTGGTCGACCTGACACCCCGTGGCCGCGCCCTCGAAGCCGAGGTCCGGGGCATCACCGACAAGATCAAGACCGCATGCCAGCTTTCCGACCGGGACTTGGACGACCTTCGGCGCACGCTCGAAGCGCTCGCGCACCCGGCGGCCGAATGA